One stretch of Acanthochromis polyacanthus isolate Apoly-LR-REF ecotype Palm Island chromosome 16, KAUST_Apoly_ChrSc, whole genome shotgun sequence DNA includes these proteins:
- the xkr5a gene encoding XK-related protein 5a, which produces MINAAGAVVRRMPSAARRSGCWIAWCQAMLLGASALVIVAERSALIYCIGFYLWNEETQWAGLTLGLFLPGTAVQLLSVKWYYDDGDGRRCYLSVIHILHLGIFKRLWDCMRCVLRMQGSVAELGAAVMQQADVAALWLLEALVLTLPQSLLQAYVVVSTDVGIMSPVAYCCGLCVLSISWALVLYSRACCLIRPGHLAMPPAALLCQLVWRAGMLGARVTCLMFFARVFNWWVCGVAGFHWLTASFWLVSQQPDICTGPWCWRAFNGIMGLVHVFLFLNVKDGPSRFRMASFYAFMLVENATLLLAASDFLSEASWDSMTLPTTVLCSFLLGATSLVLYYRFLHPKSTEISQGTHHNHMGSTCIEQGESSFSLGDKSLPAPSFPNHGSFSLSGVAGSLLEHPGNCGGRPNTSCPCYHHHWLLIRLALKTGDLGKINRAYGAGGAAAILDMEEYNQEFKSNEGMTITAGGSCEGISTSESQGKGLAPLSDCKDEFQSVSEPTSTEQPEEDSSLEMESPMESPTSDFKRSSPEGKSVFGDSPEPYFCPTESSSTLYFSADPQSPSSGSNPRLDRDIGGLEQGVRLNSIPSDPALHRDVRGLLGRVGPRCTSTPKLDSGALDSPSSVPHLTGPRRQLIMSQREDDDNF; this is translated from the exons tTATCTACTGTATAGGGTTTTACCTTTGGAATGAAGAGACGCAGTGGGCGGGCCTCACTCTCGGCCTCTTTCTACCGGGGACAGCAGTCCAGCTTTTAAGTGTGAAATGGTACTATGATGATGGCGATGGCAGGCGATGTTACCTCTCTGTCATACACATACTACACTTGGGCATCTTCAAGAG GTTGTGGGATTGCATGAGGTGTGTGTTGCGCATGCAGGGCTCGGTGGCAGAGCTCGGAGCGGCTGTCATGCAGCAGGCAGATGTTGCTGCCCTTTGGCTCCTGGAGGCCCTGGTCCTTACGCTGCCTCAGAGCCTGCTGCAGGCGTACGTCGTGGTGTCTACTGACGTGGGCATCATGTCACCAG TGGCCTATTGCTGTGGTTTATGTGTGCTGTCCATTTCCTGGGCCCTGGTGCTGTACAGCCGAGCCTGCTGTCTGATTCGCCCGGGCCACCTGGCCATGCCTCCAGCAGCCCTGCTGTGCCAGCTGGTGTGGAGGGCAGGGATGCTGGGTGCCAGGGTGACCTGCCTCATGTTCTTTGCCAGGGTCTTTAACTGGTGGGTCTGTGGAGTAGCAG GTTTTCACTGGCTCACGGCCTCCTTCTGGCTGGTATCACAGCAGCCTGACATCTGCACTGGTCCCTGGTGTTGGCGTGCCTTTAATGGCATCATGGGGCTTGTCCATGTCTTCCTCTTCCTGAATGTCAAAGATGGACCCTCGCGCTTCCGCATGGCCAGTTTTTATGCA TTCATGCTTGTGGAGAACGCCACCCTGCTGCTGGCCGCCTCCGACTTCCTGAGCGAAGCATCGTGGGACAGCATGACCCTTCCCACCACTGTGCTGTGCAGCTTTCTCCTCg GTGCTACCTCTCTGGTCCTGTACTACCGCTTCCTCCATCCCAAGTCCACAGAAATCTCCCAGGGAACACACCACAACCACATGGGCAGCACTTGCATCGAACAAGGAGAGTCCTCCTTCTCTCTCGGGGACAAAAGTCTGCCAGCGCCCTCCTTTCCAAACCACGGCAGCTTCTCCCTCTCAGGCGTggctggttctctgctggagcACCCAGGGAACTGTGGCGGCCGACCGAACACCTCCTGCCCTTGCTACCACCACCACTGGCTCTTGATCCGTCTGGCCCTCAAAACAGGAGACCTCGGTAAAATCAACAGGGCGTACGGGGCAGGCGGAGCAGCGGCCATACTGGACATGGAGGAGTACAACCAAGAGTTTAAAAGTAATGAAGGAATGACTATTACGGCTGGAGGCAGCTGTGAGGGCATCTCTACCTCTGAGTCCCAGGGGAAGGGCCTGGCACCCCTCTCAGACTGCAAAGATGAGTTCCAGAGTGTAAGCGAGCccacatcaactgagcagcctgaAGAAGATAGCAGTCTGGAAATGGAGAGCCCGATGGAGTCCCCCACATCAGATTTTAAACGCAGCTCGCCAGAGGGTAAATCCGTGTTTGGAGACAGTCCGGAGCCATATTTCTGCCCTACAGAATCAAGTTCAACCTTATACTTCAGCGCCGATCCCCAGTCTCCCAGCAGCGGAAGTAACCCCCGTTTGGACCGGGACATTGGTGGTCTGGAGCAGGGGGTCCGCCTCAACTCCATCCCTAGTGATCCAGCCCTTCACAGAGACGTCCGTGGACTCCTAGGACGAGTCGGCCCACGTTGCACTTCAACTCCGAAACTGGACTCCGGAGCGTTGGACTCCCCCTCCAGTGTCCCTCATCTGACAGGCCCAAGGAGGCAGCTCATAATGTCCCAAAGAGAGGATGACGATAACTTCTAG
- the tram2 gene encoding translocating chain-associated membrane protein 2, with protein MAFRRRNKSYPFFSQEFLIQNHADIVFSLVIFILIGLMFEATAKTAILFIQPQYNVTTLLPDGEVTLYHYGWKDCATILFYFFIAIILHAVVQEYLLDKVNRRLHLSKSKNTKFNESGQLCVFHLVSSVWSFYILITEGYLLHPSSLWENYPHVHLRFQVKFFYLTQLAYWLHALPELYFQKVRKEEISRQLQYICLYLLHIAAAYLLNLSRVGLVLFFLQYVSELGFHIARLLYFTDENHQKMFDLWAVSFVFTRMATLTLMFLAVGFGLARAENQGLDLEMGNFNTVLIRMTVLLLVCLTQSWLLWKFIRFQLRRWREFRHEQAVRKKAAAKQPLRPLKRDSLGHHENGVLKAENGASPRTKKLKSP; from the exons ATGGCATTTCGCCGAAGAAACAAGAGTTACCCTTTCTTCAGCCAGGAGTTCCTAATTCAAAACCATGCCGACATCGTGTTCAGTTTggtgattttcattttgattggATTGATGTTTGAG GCGACCGCGAAGACGGCCATACTGTTCATTCAGCCTCAGTACAATGTCACCACACTATTACCAG ACGGAGAGGTGACGTTGTACCACTACGGATGGAAGGACTGCGCCACCATCCTGTTCTACTTCTTCATCGCCATCATCCTGCATGCGGTGGTGCAGGAGTATCTACTGGAC AAAGTGAACCGACGTCTTCACCTCTCAAAGAGCAAGAACACCAAGTTCAACGAGTCGGGTCAACTGTGTGTTTTCCACTTGGTGTCCAGTGTGTGGAGTTTCTACATCCTCATAACA GAAGGATATCTCCTGCATCCCAGCAGCCTTTGGGAGAACTATCCCCATGTACATCTCAG GTTTCAGGTGAAGTTTTTCTACCTCACTCAGCTGGCCTACTGGCTACATGCCTTGCCAGAGCTCTACTTCCAGAAAGTACGCAAG gaggaGATTTCTCGACAGCTCCAGTACATCTGCCTGTATCTTCTGCACATCGCTGCAGCCTATTTGTTAAA TTTGAGCCGAGTCGGTCTGGTGCTTTTCTTCCTTCAGTATGTGTCAGAACTGGGCTTCCACATAGCCAGACTCTTGTACTTCACTGATGAGAACCATCAGAAAAT GTTTGATCTGTGGGCGGTCAGCTTTGTGTTTACACGGATGGCTACGCTGACCCTGATGTTCTTGGCTGTGGGCTTCGGTTTGGCTCGTGCTGAGAATCAGGGGCTGGACTTGGAGATGGGGAACTTCAACACTGTACTGATAAG GATGACTGTTCTACTGCTGGTATGTTTGACCCAATCTTGGCTACTCTGGAAGTTCATCCGCTTCCAGCTGAGACGCTGGAGGGAGTTCAGACATGAACAGGCTGTTCGCAAGAAGGCTGCCGCAAAACAACCCCTACGGCCATTAAAGAGAGACTCAC TTGGCCACCATGAAAACGGAGTTCTTAAAGCCGAGAACGGAGCCTCTCCTCggacaaaaaaactcaaatccCCTTAA
- the LOC110948032 gene encoding protein eva-1 homolog A isoform X2 — translation MNPVINSTSSTNMALISNALAAFTYVSDHPERAALFFVCGVCLGLFLTLFALVVQISCRTDCQPRQRPPAKKRARPTDSSSDSSDSDSDWDTTSDLSARRHRRFERTLNMNVFTSAEELERAQRLEERERIIREIWMNGQPDIPGTRSLNRYY, via the exons ATGAACCCCGTCATCAACTCCACCTCTAGCACCAACATGGCCCTCATCAGCAACGCACTGGCAGCCTTCACTTACGTATCAG ACCACCCAGAGAGAGCCGCACTATTCTTCGTCTGCGGAGTGTGTTTGGGCCTCTTCCTCACTCTCTTCGCCCTGGTGGTCCAGATCTCGTGTCGCACCGACTGCCAGCCCCGCCAGCGGCCTCCCGCCAAGAAACGAGCACGCCCCACAGACTCGTCCTCCGACTCCAGCGACTCTGACTCGGACTGGGACACCACCTCGGACCTGTCGGCGCGGAGGCACCGGCGCTTTGAACGCACGCTTAACATGAACGTGTTCACATCAGCGGAAGAGCTGGAACGAGCGCAGAGGCTCGAAGAAAGGGAGCGGATCATCCGAGAGATCTGGATGAACGGGCAACCGGACATCCCAGGGACACGGAGCCTCAATCGGTATTACTGA
- the efhc1 gene encoding EF-hand domain-containing protein 1 isoform X2 produces MSWNLNNHGLPFLPGYTFRDVTKSSFNRRQTLGFKNGFRVPHRPTVGIGHDPLVSEKLTQQELSELCCETPGMTYGSCPQTACEDFIPAYVAFDKKVLCYHAYFVEDFLDSPEEQYCVRPVVIYYYLEDDSMCIFEPTVQNSGLMQGKRLKRQRLPKNEHGEHFQWKDLNLGMDLEVYGVKYHITHCDAFTKEFMESEGIILNDPEPMPVDPYSKPCSISVPQYTTPSPYSNMYEFPTMDGKVLCFSALWDDTDSLNGDTRRVTITYFLVDNTVEIREVVEPNSGRIPFLMRRKKIPKKFQPVPFPSCVMEISDKEVGQYYSPKDFQLGQTIKILGRCFLLCDCDRFTKEYYQRNHPDMEMTPTEVPKKVDKPQEKREIPTYNGFGSLEDSLQNCLSLIPKPPKMKFLKMLENDGKVLQYSARLDSQYPQDEVRRFILCYHLSNDMISIYEKNTRNSGIIGGKFLKMTRIPKPGSTVENPEFYSPADFAIGATVEVFSHRFVLTDADRYVLTYLESISSQIPSHTLDSVRQKLGVGISHNQPVDQNGEAAELSS; encoded by the exons ATGTCTTGGAACTTGAACAACCACGGCTTGCCGTTTTTACCGGGATATACATTTCGGGATGTGACA AAATCATCCTTCAATCGGCGTCAGACTCTGGGCTTTAAGAATGGCTTCAGGGTCCCTCATCGCCCCACTGTGGGCATTGGCCACGATCCTCTTGTATCAGAGAAATTAACTCaacaggagctcagtgaattgtGCTGTGAGACGCCAGGCATGACTTATGGCTCCTGTCCCCAGACAGCATGTGAAGACTTCATCCCAGCTTATGTGGCCTTTGACAAAAAG GTGCTGTGCTATCATGCATACtttgtggaggacttcctgGATTCCCCTGAAGAGCAGTACTGTGTGCGTCCTGTTGTCATTTACTACTACCTTGAAGATGACAGCATGTGCATCTTTGAGCCCACGGTGCAGAACTCTGGGTTAATGCAGGGGAAGAGGCTCAAACGCCAACGTTTGCCCAAGAATGAACATGGAGAGCATTTCCAGTGGAAAGACCTCAACCTCGGTATGGACTTGGAGGTGTACGGGGTCAAGTACCACATCACACACTGTGATGCCTTTACAAAG GAATTCATGGAAAGTGAAGGCATCATTCTGAATGACCCTGAGCCAATGCCAGTGGATCCTTACAGCAAACCTTGCAGTATTTCTGTGCCTCAATACACTACGCCCTCCCCTTATTCCAACATGTATGAGTTTCCCACCATGGATGGCAAG GTGCTGTGCTTCTCTGCCCTGTGGGATGACACTGACTCTCTAAACGGGGACACCAGGCGGGTTACCATCACGTATTTCCTGGTGGACAACACAGTGGAGATCAGAGAGGTCGTTGAACCCAACAGTGGCCGGATTCCCTTCCTGATGCGCAGAAAGAAGATCCCAAAAAAGTTCCAGCCAG TGCCTTTTCCCAGCTGTGTGATGGAGATCTCAGATAAAGAAGTGGGTCAATATTACTCGCCCAAAGACTTTCAGTTAGGTCAAACGATTAAGATACTGGGCCGTTGCTTTCTGCTGTGTGACTGTGATCGCTTCACTAAAGAGTATTACCAGAGGAACCACCCTGACATGGAGATGACACCAACGGAGGTACCAAAGAAGGTTGACAAACCGCAAGAGAAAAGG GAAATTCCTACCTATAATGGTTTTGGTTCTCTTGAAGACTCTCTGCAGAATTGCTTGTCTTTGATTCCTAAGCCTCCCAAAATGAAGTTCTTGAAGATGCTGGAGAACGATGGAAAAGTGTTGCAATACAGTGCCAGGCTG GACTCTCAGTATCCTCAAGATGAAGTCCGACGCTTCATACTGTGCTACCACTTGTCCAACGATATGATCAGTATTTATGAAAAGAACACCCGCAACTCTGGTATCATAGGTGGAAAGTTCTTGAAAATGACCCGCATCCCCAAGCCGGGCTCTACTGTGGAAAATCCTGAGTTTTATTCACCTGCAGACTTTGCTATTGGAGCCACTGTGGAAG TGTTTAGTCACCGCTTTGTGTTGACTGACGCTGACCGCTATGTGCTCACATACCTGGAGTCCATCTCAAGCCAGATTCCTTCTCATACGCTGGATTCTGTGCGACAGAAGCTGGGTGTGGGGATCTCCCACAACCAGCCAGTTGACCAAAACG GAGAAGCTGCAGAACTGTCTTCGTGA
- the efhc1 gene encoding EF-hand domain-containing protein 1 isoform X1 → MSWNLNNHGLPFLPGYTFRDVTKSSFNRRQTLGFKNGFRVPHRPTVGIGHDPLVSEKLTQQELSELCCETPGMTYGSCPQTACEDFIPAYVAFDKKVLCYHAYFVEDFLDSPEEQYCVRPVVIYYYLEDDSMCIFEPTVQNSGLMQGKRLKRQRLPKNEHGEHFQWKDLNLGMDLEVYGVKYHITHCDAFTKEFMESEGIILNDPEPMPVDPYSKPCSISVPQYTTPSPYSNMYEFPTMDGKVLCFSALWDDTDSLNGDTRRVTITYFLVDNTVEIREVVEPNSGRIPFLMRRKKIPKKFQPVPFPSCVMEISDKEVGQYYSPKDFQLGQTIKILGRCFLLCDCDRFTKEYYQRNHPDMEMTPTEVPKKVDKPQEKREIPTYNGFGSLEDSLQNCLSLIPKPPKMKFLKMLENDGKVLQYSARLDSQYPQDEVRRFILCYHLSNDMISIYEKNTRNSGIIGGKFLKMTRIPKPGSTVENPEFYSPADFAIGATVEVFSHRFVLTDADRYVLTYLESISSQIPSHTLDSVRQKLGVGISHNQPVDQNGKSSAKPLSYRLSVTPFFQRSCRTVFVM, encoded by the exons ATGTCTTGGAACTTGAACAACCACGGCTTGCCGTTTTTACCGGGATATACATTTCGGGATGTGACA AAATCATCCTTCAATCGGCGTCAGACTCTGGGCTTTAAGAATGGCTTCAGGGTCCCTCATCGCCCCACTGTGGGCATTGGCCACGATCCTCTTGTATCAGAGAAATTAACTCaacaggagctcagtgaattgtGCTGTGAGACGCCAGGCATGACTTATGGCTCCTGTCCCCAGACAGCATGTGAAGACTTCATCCCAGCTTATGTGGCCTTTGACAAAAAG GTGCTGTGCTATCATGCATACtttgtggaggacttcctgGATTCCCCTGAAGAGCAGTACTGTGTGCGTCCTGTTGTCATTTACTACTACCTTGAAGATGACAGCATGTGCATCTTTGAGCCCACGGTGCAGAACTCTGGGTTAATGCAGGGGAAGAGGCTCAAACGCCAACGTTTGCCCAAGAATGAACATGGAGAGCATTTCCAGTGGAAAGACCTCAACCTCGGTATGGACTTGGAGGTGTACGGGGTCAAGTACCACATCACACACTGTGATGCCTTTACAAAG GAATTCATGGAAAGTGAAGGCATCATTCTGAATGACCCTGAGCCAATGCCAGTGGATCCTTACAGCAAACCTTGCAGTATTTCTGTGCCTCAATACACTACGCCCTCCCCTTATTCCAACATGTATGAGTTTCCCACCATGGATGGCAAG GTGCTGTGCTTCTCTGCCCTGTGGGATGACACTGACTCTCTAAACGGGGACACCAGGCGGGTTACCATCACGTATTTCCTGGTGGACAACACAGTGGAGATCAGAGAGGTCGTTGAACCCAACAGTGGCCGGATTCCCTTCCTGATGCGCAGAAAGAAGATCCCAAAAAAGTTCCAGCCAG TGCCTTTTCCCAGCTGTGTGATGGAGATCTCAGATAAAGAAGTGGGTCAATATTACTCGCCCAAAGACTTTCAGTTAGGTCAAACGATTAAGATACTGGGCCGTTGCTTTCTGCTGTGTGACTGTGATCGCTTCACTAAAGAGTATTACCAGAGGAACCACCCTGACATGGAGATGACACCAACGGAGGTACCAAAGAAGGTTGACAAACCGCAAGAGAAAAGG GAAATTCCTACCTATAATGGTTTTGGTTCTCTTGAAGACTCTCTGCAGAATTGCTTGTCTTTGATTCCTAAGCCTCCCAAAATGAAGTTCTTGAAGATGCTGGAGAACGATGGAAAAGTGTTGCAATACAGTGCCAGGCTG GACTCTCAGTATCCTCAAGATGAAGTCCGACGCTTCATACTGTGCTACCACTTGTCCAACGATATGATCAGTATTTATGAAAAGAACACCCGCAACTCTGGTATCATAGGTGGAAAGTTCTTGAAAATGACCCGCATCCCCAAGCCGGGCTCTACTGTGGAAAATCCTGAGTTTTATTCACCTGCAGACTTTGCTATTGGAGCCACTGTGGAAG TGTTTAGTCACCGCTTTGTGTTGACTGACGCTGACCGCTATGTGCTCACATACCTGGAGTCCATCTCAAGCCAGATTCCTTCTCATACGCTGGATTCTGTGCGACAGAAGCTGGGTGTGGGGATCTCCCACAACCAGCCAGTTGACCAAAACGGTAAAAGTTCAGCAAAACCCCTCAGTTATCGTCTGTCAGTGACACCTTTCTTCCA GAGAAGCTGCAGAACTGTCTTCGTGATGTGA